One segment of Palaemon carinicauda isolate YSFRI2023 chromosome 35, ASM3689809v2, whole genome shotgun sequence DNA contains the following:
- the LOC137627465 gene encoding prothymosin alpha-like, producing MKGLVLVALGLVALVSARPSNDIIDFETDHMEHEQEGQPGRAVEGEYSWVAPDGNEFVVKYVADHLGYRVVESNVVPEVILVEEAEGEDVAVRAAIEEESGVEEEGAAEEEAAVEEGEEGREEEEGEEDPAFRENEGEEEEEGGEEEEEEEEEEEEEEEEEEEEEGSEDEEEEWEEEEVEEDSEDEEEEEEDESDE from the exons ATGAAGGGTTTG GTCCTCGTAGCTCTTGGCCTAGTGGCCCTGGTGTCCGCCCGGCCTTCCAATGACATCATCGATTTCGAGACGGACCACATGGAGCACGAGCAGGAGGGCCAACCCGGAAGGGCCGTCGAGGGCGAGTACTCTTGGGTAGCGCCCGACGGCAACGAGTTCGTCGTCAAGTACGTGGCTGACCACTTGGGATACAGAGTCGTCGAGAGCAACGTAGTGCCTGAGGTAATTCTTGTAGAAGAAGCCGAAGGAGAAGATGTAGCTGTTAGAGCCGCTATTGAGGAGGAATCCGGTGTTGAGGAAGAAGGTGCCGCTGAGGAAGAAGCTGCGGTTGAGGAGGGagaggaaggaagggaggaagAGGAGGGTGAGGAAGATCCTGCTTTCAGAGAAAAtgagggagaagaagaggaagaaggaggagaagaagaagaggaagaagaggaagaagaagaagaggaggaagaagaagaagaggaggaagaagggtcagaagacgaagaagaagagtgggaagaagaagaggtggaagaagattcagaagacgaagaagaagaggaggaggacgagaGCGATGAATGA